A window of Strix uralensis isolate ZFMK-TIS-50842 chromosome 35, bStrUra1, whole genome shotgun sequence genomic DNA:
GCCTCTTGGGGCCcatttttaggtgaaaaaaacTTGTTGGGGCCTATTTTGAGGTGGAAGAAGCCTCTTTAGGCCCATGTTGAGGCGCAAGAAGCCTCCTGGGGCCTGTCTTGAGGTTGAAGAAGCCTCTTTAGGCCCATTTTGAGGTGGAAGAAGCCACTTGAGGCCCATGTTGAAGTGGAAGAAGCCTCTTGAGGCCTGTTCTTAGATGGAAGAAGCCTCCTGGGGCCCATTTTGAGGCGCAAGAAGCCTCTTGAGGCCCATGTTGAAGTGGAAGAAGCCTCTTGGGGCCCATCTTGAGGCGCAAGAAGCCTCTTTAGGCCCATTTTGAGGTGGAAGAAGCCTCCTGGGGCCCATCCTGAAGCCGAAGAAGCCCCTCGACGCCCACCTTGAGGCGGCAGCAGGGGGTGtcgcggccccgccggcccttCCCGCCTACTGCAGGTGCATCTTCAGGTGGGACATCCAGGAGCTCTGGGTCCTGCAGCAGCTCCCGCCctcggggcagcgccggggcccgTCCCCGCCGTGGGGCTCGTGGGGCAGCCGGAGGTTGAGGCTCTTCCCGCCCTCCCGGCACGGAGGCGGTTTCTGGCTGGTCCCGCCCTCGGGGCGCGCGCGGGGGCTCGGGGTCGGCCCAACCTCGGAGGTTTTCCCGCCCTGGGGGTCTCCGGCGCGTCCTGGCTCCTCTGGGGGGGCCTCACCAGGCCGCGACTCCGCCGCCGGCTCCGCTTTGAGGCCTTCAGCCTCCCCGGGCGCCCAACACCCATCGTCCATCCTCATCCTCACGCTGGAGCCGTTGGGGTCTCCTTGGCAGGAGCCTCCGGGTTGGGAATTCTCCTCGCGGCGTTGACCGTCACCTGCTGATGGACGAGGGGGGTGAGATgtgaccccccacccccaccccacacacacaatcggggctcccccccccacacacacccccaaggACCTTCCCAACCCAACCAAACTCAACCCAACCCAGCCCAACCCAACTCAGCCCAATCCAACCCAACTCAACCCAACCCAGCCCAACACAACTCAACCCAACTCAACCCAACTCAACCCAACTCAGCCCAACTCAACCCAACTCAACCAAACTCAACCCAACCCAGCCCAACACAACTCAGCCCAATCCAACCCAAACTCAGCCCAACTCAACCCAACTCAGCCCAACTAAACCCAACTCAACCCAACTCAGCTCAACTCAACCCAACTCAGCCCAACCCAACCAAACTCAACCCAACCCAGCCCAACACAACTCagcccaacccaacccaactcaGCCCAACTCAgaccaacccaacccaactcaGCCCAActcaacccaacccaacccaacccaacccaaccccgATTCCCAAGGCTGGTCCCAAAttgggagggggaaaaaccccaaagacttGGGAGCGGGTCGATATTACCTGGGGGGGCCGCGGtcggtggggggcggcggggcggggccgccgctcgCTCCGCCTCCTCCTCGTTGTGGGCCCTTTTATGGGCGTTGCAACGGAAATTTTGGGTGAAACCCTTCCCGCAGACGGGGCACTTGAAGGGTTTCTCGCCCGTGTGGACCGTTTGGTGCCTGACGAGGTCGGAACTTTTCCGGAAGCTCTTCCCGCAGTCCCGGCACTTGTAGGGCCTCTCGCCCGTGTGCACCCGCCGGTGCATGAGGAGATACTGGTGGCGCGCGAAGCTCTTCCCGCAGTCGGCGCAGACGTAGGGTTTCTCGTCGGCGTGAACCGCGCggtgggagaggaggtgggagcTTTGCCTGAACTTCTTCCCGCACACCAAACACTTGTGGGGCCTCTCGCCGCGGTGCAGCATCTCGTGGAAGAGCAGCGGCGATTGGTCGTTGAAGCCCTTCCCGCAGAACGAGCACTTGTGGGGCCACTGGCCCGTGTGCAGCCGCCGGTGCCGCACCAGGTGGGTTCTCCAGTTGAAGACCCGCCCGCACTCCTCGCACCGGTGGGGTTTCTTCGGGCGGGGTCTCGCCTTCGGCGGTGTCCCCCCGGCGACGCCCTCGGGGGTTTCTCCCCACCTCTCGCCGGCTCCGCCGTCTCGCGGCCTCCAGTTCTCGCCCTCCGCCGCCTCGAGGTCTTGTTCCACCTTCACCTTGACCTTCTCGGGGGTCTCCGGCTTCCTCGCCCACCCCATACctgtggggagaaggggggggggaattgTCCGCACGCGGTCATGGCCGCCCGTCAATGGCCAACGGGCCCCGTCAATGGCCAACGCACCCCATCGATGGCCAACGAGCCCCATCAATGGCCAACGGGCCCCATCAATGGCCAACACGCCCCCTTGATGGCCAACACGCCCTGTCAACGGCCAATGCGCCCCATCAATGGCCAACACGCCCCATCGATGGCCAACGTGCCCCATCAACAGCCAACATGCCCTATTGATGGCCAACGCACCCCATCAACGGCCAATACGCCCCATCAATGGCCAACGCCCCCCATCGATGGCCAACGCTCCCCCTTACCAAACCAACGGGCAGCTCTTGGCCCACCACCCCCACGGGACGCGTGGAACCCCCCAAAACCCGCGTGTCCCCCCCAATCCGAGCGCCGGGGGGAGgccgccccccccaaccccccaaacccccccaaccccccccaaccccccccaaccccccccaaaccccccaacccccccccgccagcaccacAACGGCCCTTCCCACCCTTTCACGTttctcccccatctcccccccgcgccgctgcccgcccccccccgccccccccccatctccgAGGCGGCCCCAGCgttgcccccccccgcccaaaaaaaccccaaaaaagggTTTTTCCACGCCGTGGAGGTGACgcgcaaccccccccccccccctccagcgcCGCGCTCGGGGGGTGGATGAAgatgagcccccccccccctcgcctttccctccccacccccaccccccgcggagggggggggggggggtcggtccCCACCGAGCCTGGGGGTGGGTCGGGGGGGTCCCCGCGGTgtcgccgctgccgccgccccccgcccccccccccccccccgatggcTCCGCCTCGTCCCGGCCCCTTCCTGTGCCTCCGCGGAGGGGCCGGGTGGGAACcggagacggggggggggggggggaacacggggggggggggcggggggacacacggacacgggggggggtcagggagggggagggggggtctGTTGCTAAAGGGGGGGGGTGGAAACGCCTAAAAATGGGTCAAAAAcgtcccccccgcacccccccccccccccccccaggggcgAGCGTTGGCCCATcacccttgggggggggggggggggcatcacTCTTGGGGGGGGGCATCACTcttgggggaccccccccaggacccccccccccccccagcgaagcctccccgggggctgcccccccccccccacgggtgggttttttttggttttttttgaccCATTTTTAGGCCTCCCAAAATCGAGTGGAATTTGGGGGGTtttagggcaaaaaaaaaaagggggggggggggacgcggggggaggggggggtgtcccaggggtCCTTCGCATTAAAATActcaaattttaatttatttggcaATAAAAAGCGACGCGGAACCTCCCGgctttccgccccccccccccctccccgggcagttTTTGGGgcaaataaatgaatatttgtgtttaaataaattaaatttcttatttctgGGGGGGGATAATcccatttttcagcttttctccaAATTTCCGTCTCGCGGCCCTTCCctgcgccgggggcggggggggggggggaaggtgaaTTTGGGTCCAGGAGGGTCCATTTTGGGGGCACCCGGGACTCGTTTTGGGGTAAAAGCAGCCGGTTTTGGAgcacattcccccccccccccccccccccccgtttttcCACCGCTGATGTTTCGCTGCGCctcgggctggggggggggggggaggggttaAACCCACCCCCCGGGGGGACCATTGGGGAGATAATGCGGCCTAGGCTGGGCTTAATGGGCAGGAATGTCCCCAGGGCCGGATTTACCCCCCGTGGGGTAAAGACCCggtgggggagggggagaaacgCCCTCGGATCCCAACCCCCAGCTCAGGAGATGGCCTGGAGCTTGGGCTGGTCCTAAACCCCAGCTCAGGAGCTGTCGTGGGCCCTGGGCTGGTCCTAAACCCCAGCTCAGGAGCTGTCGTGGGCCCTGGGCCGGTCCTAAACCCCAGCTCAGGAGCTGTCGTGGGCCCTGGGCCGGTCCTAAACCCCAGCTCAGGAGCTGTTGTGGGCCCTGGGCTGGTCCTAAACCCCAGCTCAGGAGCTGTCTGGGCCTTGAGCTGGTCCTAACCCTGTCTCAGGAGCTGTCGTGGGCCTTGAGCTGGTCCTAGCACTGGATTTGTGGGCCCTGGGCCGGTCCTAACCCCAGCACAGGAGTTGTGGGCCTTGAGCTGGTCCTAGCTCTGGAGTTGTGGGCCCTGGGCCTGTTCTAACCCCAGCTTAGGAGTTGTGGGCTTTGGGCTGGTCCCAACCCCAGCTCAGGAGACGTCAAGGGCCTTGAACTGTTCCTAACCCTCAGCTCTGGAGTTTTTGTGGGCCTTGAGCTGGTCCTAGCTCTGGAGTTGTGGGCCCTGGGCTGGTTCTAAGCCCCAGTTGAGGAGTTGTGGGCCTTGGGCTGCTCCTAACTCCCAGCTCAGGAGATGTGGGCCTTGAGCTGGTCCTAACCCTCAGCTCAGGAGTTGTTGTGGGCCTTGAGCTGTTCCTAACCCCCATCTCAGGAGTTGTTGTGGGCCTTGAGCTGGTCCTAACCCCCAGCTCAGGAGTTGTTGTGGGCCTTGAGCTGGTCCTAACCCCCATCTCTGGAGCTTTTGTGGGCCTTGAGCTGGTCCTAACCCCCATCTCTGGAGTTTTTGTGGGCCTTGAGCTGGTCCTAACCCCCAGCTCAGGAGTTGTTGTGGGCCTTGAGCTGGTCCTAACCCCCATCTCAGGAGTTTTTGTGGACCTTGAGCTGGTCCTAACCCCCATCTCTGGAGTTTTTGTGGACCTTGAGCTGGTCCTAACCCCCATCTCTGGAGTTTTTGTGGACCTTGAGCTGGTCCTAACCCCCATCTCTGGAGCTTTTGTGGGCCTTGAGCTGGTCCTAACCCCCAGCCCCGACGGGTCTCACACCCAATTTTGTGACGTTTCCGAGACCTCCGGAGCCGCGACGTTCccggggcctggggggggggtggggagggagaaaaatggGTCCAAACGCCTGTTTTTGGTTAGTTTCAGCCCGCGGAGGCGTCGCGGTGCTCGGAGGGGCCACGACAAGGAGGGAGCGGTCGAGCCCCCCCCGAGATTTATGACCTTGTCGGGGAAGAAGGTGGCGAccaggaagggggtgggggggcggggggaagtgGGCGAAGGCCGCGGGGGCCCGAACGGGGGAAAAAcgggggaaaaaagggaaaaaaaagtccaagcTTGAAGCGTTTGGGAGCGTCGGGCGCTGGCGGGTTCGAGGCGTCGGGTTGGTCGTGGCCCAACGTCCGCGGGGACGATCCTGCGGGAGCAGCTgccgggggcggggctggggctgcgctGCGGCCACCAAAATGGCTGCTGGTAGCCCCAAAATGGCCGATGGGGGCTGTTTATCGGAGGTGGGTTTAGCTAAGCTGGGTCTATCTAGGGTGGGTTTAGCAAGGTGGGTTTATCTGAGGTGGGTGTATCTGAGGTGGGTTTATCTAAGCTGGGTCTATCTAAGCTGGGTTTATCTGAGGTGGGTTTATCTGAGGTAGGTTTATCTAAGGTGGGTTTATCTGAGGTGGGTCTATCTAAGCTGGGTCTATCTAAGGTGGGTTTATCTGAAGTGGGTTTATCTAAGGTGGGTTTATATGAGGTGGGTTTATCTGAGGTGGGTTTATCTGAGGTGGGTCTATCTAAACTGGGTTTATCTAAACTGGATTTATCTGAGGTGGGTTTATCTAAGCTGGGTCTATCTAAAGTGGGTCTATCTAAGGTGGGTTTATCTGAGGTGGGTTTAACAAGGTGGGTTTATCTAAACTGGGTTTATGTGAGGCGGGTTTATCTAAGCTGGGTCTATCTGAGGTGGGTTTATCTAAACTGGGTTTATCTAAGCTGGGTTTATCTGAGGTGGGTTCCTCCACCTTCCCCCCTCAGGGCCGAGGGGTTTTTCGGGCCGGACACACAAAACCGGGCGTTTTCTGGAGCTCAAATTCCCCTTTTTTGGCCCAAAGTCGCCTTTCGGGGGTTTTCCCGCCGGTGGGGGGTTGGGCGGGGCCGGGCCTTGGGGGTCCTGAAGGGGGACGGGAGGGGGCCCGACGGCCCGGGAATGGGTGAAAACGGCCAGAAATGGCCAAAAGTGGctgaaaatgtctgaaaatgtCCAAAAATGTCCAAAAATGTCCAAAAATGTCCAAAAATGTCCAAAAATGGCCAAAAATGTCCAAAAATGGCCAAAAATAGCTGAAAATAGCTGAAAATGCCCGAAAATGGCCGAAAATGCCTGAAAATGGCTGAAAATGGCCCAAAATGGCTGAAAATGGCCAAAAATGTCCAAAAATTGTTGCAAATGGCTGAAAATGGCTGAAAATGGCCAAAAATGGCTGAAAATGGCTGAAAATGGCCAAAAATGGCCGAAAATGGCTGAAAATGCCTGAAAATGGccaaaaatgactgaaaatgactgaaaatggccaaaaatggctgaaaatggctgaaaatgcctgaaaatggccaaaaatggctgaaaatgactgaaaatggccaaaaatggctgaaaatggctgaaaatggccaaaaatagccaaaaatagttgaaaatggatttttttttccttcccctcgGGGGGGGAGGAAGCGGCGGGAAACCGCCCCAAACCGCATTTCCCCGGGACAAACAtttgtgggatttttcttttttttttttttcaggaaaaaaaaaaaaaaaaaaaaaaagcgcgtCGGCGCCTCCAGGCGAAAGTGCTAAAaacgagggaaaaaaaaaaaaaaaatcccaactaacCCTTTCACTCCACGGCGCAGTTTAAACCCTCCCGCCGCAGCCCTAAACTGAcgttttttcccccaaaatttgAGTCCCGGGAATTTCTTTTTTGCGGCAAAAAAAATTTGGCCCAGAACAAAAcgatgaattttcttttttttttttcttttttttttttttttaaggattttttttttttctcacacaaATTCCGCAGAATTTCCTCTCCAGCTCCCGcggaacagaaaaaaattccttcagaaactgattttttcccccatttttcccctttttctttggATCCCGCGCGGCGCATCCCACGGGATCAGGAACCACAATTCAGACCcaaattttacctttttccccccattttttccctttgcttttggGCATTTTCAGTGTGTGGCGACAACGCCGCCGGTTTGGGTCTAAAACCCCCAGAATCTGTCCCAGCGCtgacccctcccccccccctaCAATCTGGGGCTAAAATCAGCGTTTTTCAACTTTGATTTCTTCGCGCCTCGCGAGGGCGGGTTTGGGGCTCGGGGCGGGTTTTTCAGCCCCAAAATTTCGTTTTTTTGAAGGGAAATTTCAGGCAACGtggctacaaaaaaaaaagggaagaaaaaggggaaaaagggggaaaaaaggcaaaaaaaaaaaaaaccacg
This region includes:
- the LOC141936932 gene encoding uncharacterized protein LOC141936932, with the translated sequence MGWARKPETPEKVKVKVEQDLEAAEGENWRPRDGGAGERWGETPEGVAGGTPPKARPRPKKPHRCEECGRVFNWRTHLVRHRRLHTGQWPHKCSFCGKGFNDQSPLLFHEMLHRGERPHKCLVCGKKFRQSSHLLSHRAVHADEKPYVCADCGKSFARHQYLLMHRRVHTGERPYKCRDCGKSFRKSSDLVRHQTVHTGEKPFKCPVCGKGFTQNFRCNAHKRAHNEEEAERAAAPPRRPPPTAAPPAGDGQRREENSQPGGSCQGDPNGSSVRMRMDDGCWAPGEAEGLKAEPAAESRPGEAPPEEPGRAGDPQGGKTSEVGPTPSPRARPEGGTSQKPPPCREGGKSLNLRLPHEPHGGDGPRRCPEGGSCCRTQSSWMSHLKMHLQ